From the Pseudanabaena sp. FACHB-2040 genome, one window contains:
- a CDS encoding redoxin family protein, which yields MLFNHEGQRVPQVTFRMFAEVGWYDLSTADLFNYKAVVVFAVPGAFTCPHSPIQLLTYNEYAKVFRANGIDEIHCISVNDPFSLAAWAQAEGADQVRFIPDVNGDFTRGMGMMVNLSDKGMGYRSWRYSMLVKDGVVEKMFVERDGFEAMPVFSNAETMLNYINSEAKQPEQTAVLMQMWRTMLSV from the coding sequence ATGTTGTTCAATCATGAGGGCCAACGTGTCCCTCAAGTCACTTTTCGAATGTTTGCAGAGGTGGGTTGGTATGATCTTTCGACGGCGGATCTCTTTAATTACAAAGCCGTGGTGGTATTTGCGGTGCCGGGAGCCTTTACCTGCCCGCATTCTCCTATTCAACTGTTAACCTACAACGAATATGCCAAGGTATTTCGAGCGAACGGAATCGATGAGATTCACTGCATTTCGGTAAACGATCCGTTTTCGCTGGCGGCTTGGGCTCAAGCAGAAGGAGCCGATCAGGTGCGCTTTATACCTGATGTGAATGGCGACTTTACCCGCGGGATGGGAATGATGGTGAACCTTTCCGATAAAGGGATGGGATACCGCTCTTGGCGCTATTCCATGCTCGTGAAAGATGGAGTTGTTGAAAAAATGTTTGTCGAACGAGATGGCTTTGAGGCGATGCCTGTGTTTTCTAATGCCGAAACCATGTTGAACTACATCAATTCAGAGGCTAAGCAACCCGAGCAAACGGCTGTGCTAATGCAAATGTGGCGGACGATGCTTTCCGTTTAA
- a CDS encoding histidine phosphatase family protein — MVLSLYFLRHGETEASQTGGFCGRIDPELTPEGLEMAEAFAEKYQHFSWQAVYVSPMKRTIATAKPLCQAAGLEMQLRDGLKEIDYGQWEGQTPEYVKQHFNDEHVRWLTEPAWNPPTDGETSVQIASRASLVIAEIEAKHSEGNVLVVSHKATIRILLCSLLGIDLGRYRYRIALPVASVSVVDFGSHGPLLVKHGDRSHLPEELDARPGT; from the coding sequence ATGGTTCTCTCTCTCTACTTCCTCCGCCATGGAGAAACCGAAGCCAGCCAAACTGGGGGCTTCTGCGGCCGCATCGACCCCGAACTCACCCCAGAAGGGCTAGAAATGGCTGAGGCCTTTGCGGAAAAATACCAGCATTTCTCCTGGCAGGCCGTTTACGTCAGCCCGATGAAGCGCACCATCGCCACTGCTAAGCCCCTCTGCCAAGCGGCTGGCCTGGAGATGCAGCTCCGCGACGGCCTTAAAGAAATTGACTACGGGCAGTGGGAGGGACAGACCCCTGAATACGTTAAGCAGCACTTTAATGATGAACATGTGCGCTGGCTCACCGAACCTGCCTGGAACCCACCAACTGACGGTGAAACCTCTGTGCAAATTGCTAGCCGCGCCTCCCTGGTGATTGCCGAGATCGAGGCCAAGCATAGCGAGGGCAACGTCTTGGTCGTGTCTCACAAAGCCACCATCCGCATTTTGCTGTGCAGTCTGCTGGGCATTGACCTAGGGCGGTATCGCTATCGCATTGCCCTTCCTGTCGCCTCCGTCTCCGTTGTCGATTTCGGGTCTCATGGCCCGCTCCTGGTCAAGCATGGCGACCGTTCTCACTTGCCAGAGGAGCTAGATGCTAGACCGGGCACATAG